A window of the Alnus glutinosa chromosome 4, dhAlnGlut1.1, whole genome shotgun sequence genome harbors these coding sequences:
- the LOC133866637 gene encoding uncharacterized protein LOC133866637: protein MFDSMFELITQAASNHLFIFCFCNLIIAFVLVGSKPTPKIGRAGEIPLSLVINTRTNRNPGTDSKLISYDDKETLRDVNQVSCSQEAPPVDDREENGNRNFQEEGEDHDDDELRRRVEEFIEKVNRGWKAEILRS, encoded by the coding sequence atGTTTGATTCCATGTTCGAGTTGATCACCCAGGCTGCTTCCAACCATCTCTTCATCTTCTGTTTCTGTAATCTGATCATTGCCTTTGTTCTTGTGGGCTCAAAACCCACCCCCAAAATTGGCCGAGCAGGTGAAATTCCTCTCTCTCTGGTCATCAACACACGGACAAATCGTAATCCAGGAACAGACAGTAAGCTGATTTCTTATGACGACAAAGAAACGTTAAGAGATGTCAATCAAGTGTCATGTTCCCAGGAAGCACCACCTGTCGATGACAGGGAGGAAAATGGCAACAGAAATTTTCAAGAGGAGGGTGAGgatcatgatgatgatgagctGAGAAGAAGAGTAGAAGAATTTATAGAAAAGGTCAACAGGGGATGGAAGGCAGAAATTTTGAGGTCCTAG